ATGTCGCGCAAGGGTATTGAGCGATCGTCGATTACAGTTCATCCCAATGGTGTCCCCCACGGCCCTCATCCGGGCATGTATGAAGGGTCGATCGGCAAGGAAAAAACAGATGAGCTGGCTGTGATGATCGACACGTTTCGCCCATTACAGTTCACTCGGCAAGCTGTTGATTTAGAAGACAAGCAATATTCTCATAGCTGGACAATTTAAATCACCAAATCGCAGCATTTTTAATTTCATTTTTAGCTTCGTTCCTTTATTCGTTACTTTAAGAGAGATCTGTTTATGACTTCCACCCTCACAACCACTTCTGATCATCTCACCCTCTCTTCAAGAATTCAGCAGCGACTTCATCAGGGTGAGTTAACTCAAGCTCAAGTCGATAACTTTCAAGATTTTCTGAGCCAGGTCGAGCATGATTTCTTGCAGCATCGGATCATCACCCATAATTCCTATACTCACTGGTTTCAGCAAGGAATTGCAACGGATGAAGAGTTACGACACTTTATTCGTCAATTTTCAGTTTTTTCCAATCAATTTTTGATTGCGGCACTGCTAAAAGTAATTAATTCACCAACGCTGCAACAGTCACGGGCAAGTCGAGAGATTTTGCTGAATGAGCTAGGCGTGATTTACCGAAAGACAGGCGGAGCGATCGACCCTCAAATCCCCAAAACAGAAGCAGAAAAAGATCGGGAAGGCGATCCAGAATTTGTCAGTACAGAAGGAACAGTCGATGGCGGGATCTGTCGCTTTCGGGCTGCTCATTTTGAATGGTTGATTGATGTTGCTGCGGGATTGGGCTTGCATTACGAGGATATTGGACAGCGCAAACATGGTAGACCCACAACGCTGCACTTTTGTGATGAACTCCAGCGATTATATGGCAGCGACGACCCAAGCATTGCTGAAGGTGCGAGTTTTGCAGTGGAGAACTGGGCAGCAGCTGGTTTTTGGCAGGAGCTAGAAGATGGATTAATGCAGATTAAGCAAAACCGTTATCCTCACCTGCGACTCGCGTTTTTCGCCTGGCACAACCGGGTTGAGGCACAGCACGCCGGACATACCTTAGAAGAACTGGAAGCCGTATATTTCAACCCCGAATTCGATCGCGCCAAATTTATTCAAGGGGGCCAAGAAATTCTAGATGCAGTCGCTACTTTTTGGGATGGTTTGGAGAACGATCGCGTTCATGCTGTCTTTGCGTGAGTGAGGAGTGATCATGAGCAAATCAGTGGATCTGGAGCAGATCATTCAGTGTGGTATTGATCAGGAAACGGCTAGTGCATTATTGCCCCAAATCAATCAGTGGTTGGCTGGTTTATCCTCGATCGAATGCTGGCAGCAGTTCACCCGTCATCTGCTCAAGCCCAATCATCCATTCGCGCTGCATCAACTGCTCTATGAAACAACCTTTGTAGATTGGCGTGAGGGATCGCCGCCTGCCTGGTTTCCCTCCAATGAGCAAGTTCAGGCAACAAATCTTGCTGCGTTAATGCGGGATTTGGCAATTCAGTCTTATGCAGACCTTCAGGCATGGTCAGCGCAGGATCGATCCAGGTTTTGGGAAGTGATGATCCAAGAGTTGGGCATTCGCTTACAGCAACCTTATACAGCGATCGTTGATTTATCACAGGGAATCGAATCTCCTCAGTGGTTGGTCAACGCAAAACTGAATATTATTGAAAGCTGTTTTCAAGCAGCAGATGATACGATTGCGATCGTTTTTCAATCCGAAGATCATTCCTTGCAGCAGTGGACTTATAGCGAACTTGAGGCACTGACGAATCGAGTAGCGAATGGTTTGGTGAATTTAGGATTTCAACCCGGAGATGCGGTTGCGATCGATATGCCCATGACGGCTGAAGCGGTGGCAATTTACTTAGGGATTATCAAAGCAGGTTGTGTTGTCGTGTCGATCGCTGATAGTTTTGCCGCAGGGGAAATTGCGACTCGGCTCCGGTTATCTCAAGCAAAAGCCATTTTCACCCAAGACTGGATTCAGCGAGGTGGCAAACAATTACCGCTTTATTCCAGAGTCGTTGAAGCAAAAGCACCCTTGGCGATCGTGCTCTCACAAAATGCAGTTTCTGAGGTGACATTGCGATCAATTGATTTAACCTGGGATAATTTTCTCAGTTCAAACACAGCATTTGAGGCAATTCCCGTCAGCCCTGACGCACCGATTAACGTCCTGTTTTCCTCTGGGACGACTGGCGATCCAAAAGCGATTCCCTGGACACAAACCACTCCGATTAAATGTGCCGCTGATGCTTATCTCCATCACGATATTCATCCTGGTGATGTTGTTGCCTGGTCAACCAATCTGGGCTGGATGATGGGACCCTGGCTGATTTATGCCAGTCTGATCAATCGTGCCACGATCGCCCTTTATGATGGCGCAGCGACGACGCGAGGCTATGGCAAATTTATTCAAGATGCTCAGGTGACAATGCTGGGGGTTGTTCCCAGTTTGGTTAGCGTCTGGAAAGCAACGGATTGTATGGCAGGGCTGGATTGGAGTGCGATCAAAGCCTTTAGCTCCACCGGAGAATGCTCTAACCCTCAAGACATGCTGTTTCTCATGTCGCTGGCAGGCTACAAACCAATTATTGAATATTGCGGTGGTACTGAAATTGGCGGTGCTTACATTACAGGTACAGTCGTTCAGCCCTGCATTCCAGCAACGTTCACAACTCCAGCGCTAGGATTAGATTTTGTCATTCTCGATGCAAACGATCGTCCTGCCCAGAAAGGTGAAGGGTTTATCATTCCACCTGCGATCGGGCTTTCTACCACTTTGCTAAATAAAGATCACCATCAAGTTTATTTTGCTGATACGCCTCATTCTTCAAGGTCTACATCGTTGCGTCGTCATGGAGATTATTTAGAACAATTACCAAATGGATATTATCGCGTTTGCGGTCGCGTGGATGACTCAATGAATTTGGGTGGCATCAAAGTCAGTTCAGCCGAGATTGAGCAGGCGATCAACCAGGTTGATGATATTTGTGAAGCTGCTGCGATCGCCCTTTCTCCAACCGAAGGCGGACCCAGCCAATTAATTATTTATGCTGTTGTTGCACCCAATACTCAAAGAACAACAGCAGCGTTAAAAGCGTTATTACAAGCGACGATCGCTCAGTCTCTCAACCCACTCTTCAAAATTCGGGATTTAGTCATTGTCAACGCATTACCGCGTACAGCCTCAAACAAAGTAATGCGCCGAGTTCTGCGCGATCAGTATGGGTCGATCGCTGCAATAAAACCAACTTCTGGAACCGTTCAGGATGCACTACAGGCTGTAAATCGCTAGGAGAGTTATGCACGAAGTCTACATCGTTTCAGCAGTACGAACGCCGCGGTCGATTGGGGGGATGGTTGGCAGGAGTGTCGCCAAGCATCTATCCACTATTCTCAAACATTGATCTTCTATAGCGATCCTAAGTTAGTTGTGAGAAACAACCATAGGTAAAAAGCTTTGGAAAATCAAAGGTTTGACGATGGGTGACAAACTCAAACCAGAACTTAGTCAGATTAAACGAGGTACACAAATGATAGTACTCTCGAATGAATCGCTTGGCTTGCAACCATATATCTTCAATTGGGTTCTGCTTCGGATCATTGGCAGCAAAGCGAATACAAGTCAGTTTCCAATCGGGTTCATCGAGTCCTTGATTGACCGACTCAAGATAATCCTTGACTTCCTGAGAGCGATGATAAGTTGCGCCATCCCAAATCAGGGCAATCCGATTGTCGGGATATTGCTTCAACAAATACTTGAGAA
The Trichocoleus sp. genome window above contains:
- a CDS encoding transposase, with product MVLFEDECHLLWGDICGYVWGKTDERIEVPITNERQKQTYYGAVDLYTQQCLIQAAEKGNSENTIAFLKYLLKQYPDNRIALIWDGATYHRSQEVKDYLESVNQGLDEPDWKLTCIRFAANDPKQNPIEDIWLQAKRFIREYYHLCTSFNLTKFWFEFVTHRQTFDFPKLFTYGCFSQLT
- a CDS encoding AMP-binding protein, producing the protein MSKSVDLEQIIQCGIDQETASALLPQINQWLAGLSSIECWQQFTRHLLKPNHPFALHQLLYETTFVDWREGSPPAWFPSNEQVQATNLAALMRDLAIQSYADLQAWSAQDRSRFWEVMIQELGIRLQQPYTAIVDLSQGIESPQWLVNAKLNIIESCFQAADDTIAIVFQSEDHSLQQWTYSELEALTNRVANGLVNLGFQPGDAVAIDMPMTAEAVAIYLGIIKAGCVVVSIADSFAAGEIATRLRLSQAKAIFTQDWIQRGGKQLPLYSRVVEAKAPLAIVLSQNAVSEVTLRSIDLTWDNFLSSNTAFEAIPVSPDAPINVLFSSGTTGDPKAIPWTQTTPIKCAADAYLHHDIHPGDVVAWSTNLGWMMGPWLIYASLINRATIALYDGAATTRGYGKFIQDAQVTMLGVVPSLVSVWKATDCMAGLDWSAIKAFSSTGECSNPQDMLFLMSLAGYKPIIEYCGGTEIGGAYITGTVVQPCIPATFTTPALGLDFVILDANDRPAQKGEGFIIPPAIGLSTTLLNKDHHQVYFADTPHSSRSTSLRRHGDYLEQLPNGYYRVCGRVDDSMNLGGIKVSSAEIEQAINQVDDICEAAAIALSPTEGGPSQLIIYAVVAPNTQRTTAALKALLQATIAQSLNPLFKIRDLVIVNALPRTASNKVMRRVLRDQYGSIAAIKPTSGTVQDALQAVNR